The Deinobacterium chartae genome includes a window with the following:
- a CDS encoding isoprenylcysteine carboxyl methyltransferase family protein — translation MSVWLLLGVVAAQRLLELRVARRNEAWARARGAVEYGRGHYWMFFVLHPAWMLSFALEGRSRGAPFYVLPAVGYLLLQAARYWVIASLGPYWNTRVLIVPGGERVRHGPFRWLKHPNYVVVALELMVAPLVVGAWKTALVFALLNALLMRVRIPVEERALAQYALRPNR, via the coding sequence GTGAGCGTGTGGCTGCTGCTGGGCGTGGTGGCAGCGCAGCGTCTGCTCGAGCTGCGCGTCGCGCGGCGCAACGAGGCCTGGGCACGCGCGCGCGGCGCGGTCGAGTACGGGCGCGGGCACTACTGGATGTTCTTTGTGCTGCACCCGGCCTGGATGCTGTCGTTTGCCCTCGAGGGACGGTCGCGTGGCGCTCCGTTCTACGTCCTGCCCGCTGTGGGTTACCTGCTGCTGCAGGCCGCGCGCTACTGGGTGATCGCCTCGCTGGGGCCGTACTGGAACACCCGGGTGCTGATCGTGCCGGGCGGCGAGCGCGTCCGGCACGGGCCGTTCCGTTGGTTGAAGCACCCGAACTACGTGGTGGTGGCCCTCGAACTGATGGTCGCGCCGCTGGTCGTGGGGGCCTGGAAAACCGCGCTGGTGTTCGCGCTGCTCAACGCGCTGCTGATGCGGGTGCGCATTCCGGTCGAGGAGCGCGCGCTGGCCCAGTACGCGCTCAGGCCGAACCGCTGA
- a CDS encoding M42 family metallopeptidase: MSELHFDLLKRLSEIGGIPGREERVRELVEAEVKDLVDELRTDALGNLITVKRGSAPDGERKRIMLSSHMDEIGFIVKYIDDKGFVRVQNAGGFDTKNLYARNVIVWARGGDLPGILNPGGRPVHIASPDERKKIPEIKDLVVDLGLPADEVKKRVRIGDPVTLVQEFREVGDLLCGKDMDDRASVFVQIEVLRALQGVNHPHDVVAVFSTQEEVGLRGATVAAYSVEPDIGVALDVTLAVDTPGVPAEEATTRLSDGVAIKVYDTSMISTRWLVDEFIELAEQSGIRYQLEILMGGGTDGGAIQRSRGGVPTVTLSLPTRYIHSVVEAVHKADVRAEIDLLVAYLSR, encoded by the coding sequence GTGAGCGAACTCCATTTTGATCTTCTCAAGCGGCTCTCCGAAATCGGCGGCATTCCCGGTCGCGAAGAGCGCGTGCGCGAACTGGTCGAGGCCGAGGTCAAGGACCTGGTCGACGAGCTGCGCACCGACGCCCTGGGCAACCTGATCACCGTCAAGCGCGGCAGCGCTCCGGACGGCGAGCGCAAGCGCATCATGCTCAGCTCGCACATGGACGAGATCGGCTTCATCGTCAAGTACATCGACGACAAGGGCTTTGTGCGCGTCCAGAACGCGGGCGGCTTTGACACCAAGAACCTGTACGCCCGCAACGTGATCGTGTGGGCCCGGGGCGGCGACCTGCCGGGCATCCTCAACCCCGGTGGCCGTCCGGTGCACATCGCTTCGCCGGACGAGCGCAAGAAGATTCCCGAGATCAAGGATCTGGTCGTGGACCTGGGCCTGCCCGCCGATGAGGTGAAAAAACGCGTGCGCATCGGTGACCCGGTCACGCTGGTGCAGGAGTTTCGCGAGGTCGGGGACCTGCTGTGCGGCAAGGACATGGACGACCGCGCCAGCGTGTTCGTGCAGATCGAGGTGCTGCGGGCCCTGCAGGGCGTGAACCACCCGCACGACGTCGTGGCGGTGTTCTCCACCCAGGAAGAGGTGGGCCTGCGCGGCGCGACCGTCGCTGCCTACAGCGTGGAGCCGGACATCGGCGTGGCCCTCGACGTGACCCTGGCGGTCGATACGCCCGGCGTGCCCGCCGAGGAGGCGACCACCCGCCTGAGCGACGGCGTGGCCATCAAGGTCTACGACACCTCGATGATCTCCACCCGTTGGCTGGTAGACGAGTTCATTGAACTCGCCGAGCAGAGCGGCATCCGGTACCAGCTCGAGATCCTGATGGGCGGCGGCACCGACGGCGGAGCGATCCAGCGCTCGAGGGGTGGGGTGCCGACCGTGACCCTCAGCCTGCCGACCCGCTACATTCACTCGGTGGTAGAGGCTGTACACAAGGCGGACGTGCGTGCCGAGATCGACTTGCTGGTCGCTTACCTCAGTCGCTAA
- a CDS encoding ammonium transporter: MKKVVALALLLSGLALAQDAKPELSAGDTAWIIVASALVMLMTPGLAFFYGGLVRGKSVLNTMMMSFIALGVVTLLWVTVGYSLTFASGGNALIGSLANLGLAGLSGELSGSIPAMVFAAFQGMFPIITVALISGAVVDRMKFGAFVLFAALWMLLVYVPLAHWVWSADGWLFKLGALDFAGGTVVHISAGVSGLVLASVLGPRLGSTLRASVPHNVPFVLLGAALLWFGWFGFNAGSALAAGQTAGLAFMTTHIATAAAMLVWLLLEVARGHKPSAVGAATGAVVGLVAITPACAFVSPVAAIAVGGVAAACAFAMVQLKSRFRADDALDVFACHGVGGIVGAVLTGALAFTTGSGKGTLEQIGIQLISIVAAMALAAVGTFVIARVIDLIMGLRVSAQQETLGLDLAAHQEEGYASGDLGYAGKDATPLGTPVILSSSD; this comes from the coding sequence ATGAAGAAGGTCGTAGCCCTGGCCCTGCTTCTGTCAGGACTGGCCCTGGCGCAGGATGCAAAACCCGAACTGAGTGCGGGCGATACCGCCTGGATCATCGTTGCGTCGGCGCTGGTGATGCTGATGACCCCCGGGCTCGCCTTCTTTTACGGCGGGCTGGTGCGCGGCAAGTCGGTGCTGAACACCATGATGATGAGCTTTATTGCGCTCGGCGTGGTCACGCTGCTGTGGGTCACGGTCGGCTACAGTCTGACGTTTGCCTCGGGGGGCAACGCCCTGATCGGCAGCCTCGCCAACCTGGGCCTTGCGGGCCTCAGCGGCGAACTCAGCGGAAGTATCCCGGCCATGGTGTTCGCCGCGTTCCAGGGCATGTTCCCGATCATCACCGTAGCCCTGATCAGCGGCGCGGTCGTGGACCGCATGAAGTTCGGCGCGTTCGTGCTGTTCGCAGCGCTGTGGATGCTGCTGGTCTACGTGCCGCTGGCCCACTGGGTCTGGTCGGCCGACGGCTGGCTGTTCAAGCTGGGTGCGCTGGACTTTGCGGGCGGTACGGTGGTCCACATCTCCGCCGGGGTGTCCGGACTGGTGCTGGCCAGCGTGCTGGGACCGCGGCTGGGTTCGACCCTGCGCGCCTCGGTGCCGCACAACGTGCCTTTTGTGCTGTTGGGCGCGGCCCTGCTGTGGTTCGGCTGGTTCGGCTTCAACGCCGGCTCGGCGCTGGCCGCCGGCCAGACTGCGGGCCTGGCCTTCATGACCACGCACATCGCTACCGCCGCCGCCATGCTGGTGTGGCTGCTGCTCGAAGTGGCGCGCGGCCACAAGCCCAGCGCGGTAGGGGCCGCGACCGGCGCGGTGGTGGGCCTGGTCGCCATCACCCCTGCCTGCGCCTTTGTGAGCCCGGTGGCTGCCATTGCGGTGGGGGGCGTGGCCGCCGCCTGTGCCTTCGCAATGGTGCAGCTCAAGAGCCGTTTCCGTGCGGATGACGCCCTGGATGTGTTCGCCTGTCACGGTGTGGGCGGCATCGTGGGCGCGGTTCTGACCGGAGCGCTGGCCTTTACCACCGGGAGCGGTAAAGGCACCCTCGAGCAGATCGGTATTCAGCTGATCAGCATCGTGGCGGCCATGGCGCTCGCGGCCGTGGGTACTTTTGTGATCGCCCGGGTGATCGACCTGATCATGGGCCTGCGGGTCTCGGCGCAGCAAGAAACGCTGGGTCTGGACCTCGCCGCGCACCAGGAAGAGGGCTACGCCAGCGGTGACCTGGGCTATGCCGGCAAGGACGCCACGCCGCTGGGTACCCCGGTGATCCTGTCCTCGAGCGACTGA
- a CDS encoding MFS transporter, which yields MRLPAAPTVAASGAAIVFTVTAGHFFNDAFTALLSPLGPALQERFDTSIGSIALLAAVLSLTSSVLQPLLGIWGERFDRRLMAALGPALAGVGLSLMGHVPSFALVVLLVAIGGLGSGIFHPASSAFVAQYSPADKRGLWASLFSAGGTAGMALGPLFAGTLGLDGLPWLIPIGLVIGALTYIIAPPTYSSGKRHGWREYTSIFRGPMVTLWLMAVLRSLASTGYNGLLPFLLKERGFGVVEAGWALAVYSVASAVGGIVGGRLSDKYGRTRVLRSSILATIPLFALLVFSSPAQWWYYPLTFLVGAMVNASIPVGVVTAQEYAPRHVAVASSIMMGFSWGTAGILFWFIGELADVITPARAMLVAIAMLLPSVWLAYRLPEPGRVAFDK from the coding sequence ATGCGTTTGCCTGCCGCTCCTACCGTTGCCGCTTCCGGAGCGGCCATCGTTTTTACCGTTACAGCCGGACATTTTTTTAACGATGCTTTTACCGCGCTGCTCTCGCCGCTCGGTCCGGCGCTGCAGGAGCGCTTTGATACCTCGATCGGTTCGATCGCCCTGTTGGCCGCGGTGTTGTCGCTGACCTCCTCGGTTCTGCAACCGCTGCTGGGTATTTGGGGCGAACGCTTTGACCGCCGCCTGATGGCCGCTCTGGGCCCGGCCCTCGCCGGCGTTGGCCTGAGCCTGATGGGACACGTGCCCAGTTTCGCGCTGGTGGTGCTCTTGGTGGCCATCGGCGGTCTGGGCAGCGGGATCTTCCACCCGGCCTCCTCGGCCTTCGTGGCGCAGTACAGCCCGGCGGACAAGCGCGGCCTGTGGGCCAGCCTGTTCAGCGCGGGCGGCACGGCTGGTATGGCCCTGGGCCCGCTGTTCGCCGGAACCCTGGGCTTAGACGGCCTGCCCTGGCTGATTCCGATCGGACTGGTGATCGGAGCACTCACCTACATCATCGCCCCGCCGACTTACAGCAGCGGCAAGCGCCACGGCTGGCGCGAATACACCAGCATTTTCCGTGGTCCGATGGTCACGCTGTGGCTGATGGCGGTGCTGCGCTCGCTGGCTTCGACCGGTTACAACGGTCTGCTGCCCTTTTTGCTCAAGGAGCGCGGCTTTGGCGTGGTCGAGGCGGGCTGGGCCCTGGCGGTCTACAGCGTGGCCTCGGCGGTGGGTGGCATCGTGGGCGGGCGACTGTCGGACAAGTACGGCCGCACCCGGGTGCTGCGTTCCTCGATCCTGGCGACCATTCCACTGTTTGCGCTGCTGGTGTTCTCCAGCCCGGCCCAGTGGTGGTACTACCCGCTCACCTTTCTGGTGGGGGCCATGGTCAACGCCTCGATTCCGGTGGGCGTGGTGACCGCCCAGGAGTACGCTCCGCGCCACGTGGCCGTGGCCTCCTCGATCATGATGGGCTTCTCGTGGGGTACGGCCGGCATCCTGTTCTGGTTTATCGGTGAGCTGGCCGACGTGATCACTCCGGCGCGCGCGATGCTGGTGGCCATCGCCATGCTGCTGCCCAGCGTGTGGCTGGCCTACCGTCTGCCCGAGCCGGGCCGGGTCGCATTCGACAAATAA
- a CDS encoding V-type ATP synthase subunit A: protein MSSTQNVQSGVIQKIAGPAVIAKGMMGTRMYDIVRVGNERLVGEIIRLDGDTAFVQVYEDTNGLTVGEPVVSTGLPLSVELGPGMLNGIYDGIQRPLDKIREASGDFIARGIEVSSLDRTKRWSFTPTARVGDEVGGSFVLGTVPEFKFTHKILTPPNVRGRIRSIVPAGEYTIDDTIAELEDGTKLRLAHYWPVRQPRPVAKKLDPSLPFLTGMRILDVLFPLVMGGAAAIPGPFGSGKTVTQQSVAKYGNADIVVYVGCGERGNEMTDVLVEFPELEDPKTGGPLMHRTILIANTSNMPVAAREASVYTGITLAEYFRDQGYSVSLMADSTSRWAEALREISSRLEEMPAEEGYPPYLSARLAAFYERAGAVKTLAGEDGAVSVIGAVSPAGGDMSEPVTQATLRITGAFWRLDAGLARRRHFPAINWNGSYSLFTPILDRWYRENVGPDYPELRQRIATLLQQEASLQEVVQLVGPDALQDNERLIIEAGRMLRQDFLQQNGFDPVDASASMPKNYGLMQMMLKFYDRADAALKGGATIDEIIQSPVIEKLSRARYVAEDEFTAYRDSVLAELDNAFGTSKVNA, encoded by the coding sequence GTGAGCAGCACTCAAAACGTCCAGTCGGGCGTGATACAGAAGATCGCCGGTCCTGCGGTGATCGCCAAGGGCATGATGGGTACCCGCATGTACGACATCGTGCGTGTGGGCAACGAGCGCCTTGTCGGCGAGATCATCCGCCTTGACGGGGACACCGCCTTCGTGCAGGTGTACGAGGACACCAACGGCCTGACCGTCGGTGAGCCGGTCGTCTCGACCGGGCTGCCGCTGTCGGTCGAGCTCGGGCCCGGCATGCTCAACGGCATCTACGACGGCATCCAGCGTCCGCTGGACAAGATCCGCGAGGCCAGCGGCGACTTCATCGCCCGCGGCATCGAGGTCTCCTCGCTCGACCGCACCAAGCGGTGGTCCTTTACCCCCACGGCCCGCGTCGGCGACGAGGTGGGCGGCAGCTTCGTGCTCGGCACCGTGCCCGAGTTCAAGTTCACCCACAAGATCCTCACTCCCCCCAACGTGCGCGGCCGCATCCGCAGCATCGTGCCGGCGGGCGAGTACACCATCGACGACACCATCGCCGAGCTCGAGGACGGCACCAAGCTGCGCCTCGCCCACTACTGGCCGGTGCGTCAGCCCCGCCCGGTGGCCAAGAAGCTCGACCCCAGCCTGCCCTTCCTCACCGGCATGCGCATCCTCGATGTGCTGTTCCCGCTGGTGATGGGCGGCGCCGCCGCCATCCCCGGCCCCTTCGGTTCGGGCAAGACCGTGACCCAGCAGTCGGTCGCGAAGTACGGCAACGCCGACATCGTGGTCTACGTGGGCTGCGGCGAGCGCGGCAACGAGATGACCGACGTGCTGGTCGAGTTCCCCGAGCTCGAGGACCCCAAGACCGGCGGTCCGCTGATGCACCGCACCATCCTGATCGCCAACACCTCGAACATGCCGGTGGCGGCGCGTGAGGCTTCGGTGTACACCGGCATCACCCTGGCCGAGTACTTCCGCGACCAGGGCTACTCGGTCTCGCTGATGGCCGACTCCACCAGCCGCTGGGCCGAGGCGCTGCGCGAAATCTCCTCGCGCCTCGAGGAGATGCCCGCCGAAGAAGGCTACCCGCCCTACCTGTCGGCCCGTCTGGCCGCGTTCTACGAGCGCGCCGGCGCGGTCAAGACCCTGGCGGGCGAAGACGGCGCCGTGTCGGTCATCGGCGCGGTGAGCCCGGCCGGCGGCGATATGTCCGAACCGGTCACCCAGGCCACCTTGCGCATCACCGGTGCCTTCTGGCGCCTGGACGCGGGCCTGGCGCGCCGCCGTCACTTCCCGGCCATCAACTGGAACGGCTCGTACTCGCTGTTCACCCCGATCCTGGATCGCTGGTACCGCGAGAACGTCGGCCCCGACTACCCCGAGCTGCGTCAGCGCATCGCCACGCTGCTGCAGCAGGAAGCCAGCCTGCAGGAAGTGGTGCAGCTGGTCGGTCCGGACGCGCTGCAGGACAACGAGCGCCTGATCATCGAGGCGGGCCGCATGCTGCGTCAGGATTTCCTGCAGCAAAACGGCTTCGACCCGGTGGACGCCTCGGCCTCGATGCCCAAGAACTACGGCCTGATGCAGATGATGCTGAAGTTCTACGATCGCGCCGACGCCGCCCTCAAGGGGGGTGCCACCATCGACGAGATCATCCAGAGCCCGGTCATCGAGAAGCTCAGCCGCGCCCGTTACGTTGCTGAAGACGAGTTCACGGCCTACCGTGACAGCGTCCTGGCTGAGCTGGACAACGCCTTTGGTACCAGCAAGGTGAACGCATGA
- a CDS encoding V-type ATPase subunit: MPDDYAYINARVKVMRTQLMTERRLEEALAAPSYPEFLRILSEGEFGEDLGEATGAGAGLSELDKALSRNFYRTAQRLLGFADGTARKEISALLMRWDLLNLKTVARGLVTGRSAQAILEGLVPGGLLKRPLLEAAVAAGDLSGAAQAISVSGHPLAKVFRQAVATYVNTGDLLDLEIQLDQGYYAQARKASQSEVLRRYFAQEIDLRNALTAVQLRGSGQGNVRYFVPGGRKLNETDFMRIVGGDTSSPSPELAPIIEAETIQAAEAAARAQQLEKTRGLAMGDPLGMGVPADFLRRKEIEIAQLRLIGRGKYYRVPNEQIRQELSHA; encoded by the coding sequence GTGCCGGATGATTACGCTTACATCAATGCGCGCGTCAAGGTGATGCGCACCCAGCTGATGACCGAGCGCCGCCTGGAGGAGGCGCTCGCCGCGCCGTCTTACCCTGAGTTCCTGCGCATCCTCAGCGAGGGTGAGTTCGGTGAGGATCTCGGAGAAGCCACCGGTGCCGGCGCAGGTCTCAGCGAGCTCGACAAAGCCTTGTCGCGTAACTTCTACCGCACCGCACAGCGCCTGCTCGGCTTCGCCGACGGCACGGCCCGCAAGGAGATCAGCGCGTTGCTGATGCGCTGGGACCTGCTGAACCTCAAGACGGTGGCGCGCGGCCTGGTCACGGGCCGCAGTGCGCAGGCCATCCTCGAGGGACTGGTGCCCGGAGGCCTGCTCAAGCGTCCGCTGCTCGAGGCGGCCGTGGCGGCCGGTGACCTCTCGGGGGCCGCCCAGGCGATCTCGGTCAGCGGTCACCCGCTCGCCAAGGTTTTCCGCCAGGCCGTGGCCACCTACGTCAACACCGGTGACCTGCTCGACCTGGAAATCCAGCTGGACCAGGGTTACTACGCCCAGGCCCGCAAGGCCAGCCAGAGCGAGGTCCTGCGCCGCTACTTCGCGCAGGAGATCGACCTGCGCAACGCCCTGACCGCCGTGCAACTGCGCGGCAGCGGCCAGGGGAACGTCCGTTACTTTGTTCCGGGCGGGCGCAAGCTCAACGAAACCGATTTCATGCGCATCGTGGGCGGTGATACCAGCAGCCCCTCGCCCGAACTCGCCCCGATCATCGAGGCCGAGACCATTCAGGCTGCCGAGGCCGCTGCCCGCGCGCAACAGCTCGAGAAGACGCGCGGCCTGGCCATGGGCGATCCCCTGGGCATGGGTGTTCCTGCCGACTTCCTGCGCCGCAAGGAAATCGAGATCGCTCAGTTGCGCCTGATCGGCCGCGGCAAGTACTACCGCGTGCCGAACGAGCAGATCCGACAGGAGCTGTCGCATGCATAA
- a CDS encoding P-II family nitrogen regulator — MKLITAIIRPEQLAAVKEALFKVGVTGLTLTRVSGHGGEREVIEQYRGRQVRLEFHEKVQLSIAVSDPFVEVTIDAILSSARTGGVGDGKIFVQPLERVIRIRTGEADNDALTPVTPHSRQEVSV, encoded by the coding sequence ATGAAGCTGATAACGGCCATCATCCGACCGGAGCAGCTCGCTGCGGTCAAAGAGGCGCTCTTCAAGGTAGGCGTGACCGGGCTCACCCTCACGCGGGTCAGCGGTCACGGGGGCGAGCGCGAGGTGATCGAGCAGTATCGCGGCCGCCAGGTGCGCCTCGAGTTTCACGAGAAGGTGCAGCTCTCCATCGCGGTGAGCGACCCGTTCGTAGAAGTCACCATCGACGCGATCTTGAGCAGTGCCCGCACCGGAGGCGTGGGCGACGGCAAGATCTTTGTGCAGCCGCTCGAGCGGGTGATTCGCATCCGCACCGGAGAAGCGGACAACGATGCCCTGACCCCTGTGACCCCCCACTCCAGGCAGGAGGTAAGCGTATGA
- a CDS encoding V-type ATP synthase subunit I translates to MTALQGAGVLHIDPLRSDELKGEAFTAQEAEQRRQLEQLLARAESAIQELRLGETVQVPVPAEDQWETRLEVIASRANRLIARRNDLQSELELARAYADTVRVVGRLAAGLDRSPRFAVLPFTAPAEDLSRLRAALTEALGERYAFEAAPAGGNQAGVVAVLRSDRDTARAALVRGGAGELRLPGRFEGMSLEEAASALNAVLTGASAELEGIERELYQVRSQLGPELRALRDAIADRVALFQARDMAASGQYGLALQGYVPADRLLELENALRPFADDVVFEVRDASDDHHHAAQVPVTLRNKGYFKRMELLLGMFPPPKYGTFDPTPIIGAFFPFFFGFIIADIAYGLLLLWLGITFANMARANKPLIIGFMGFNIAPPALSDLGYIIKWMAGWSILWGFLTGEFFGTFLEHLHVFYINDGEHSGLIPILFPRLETEFVNTVLVISLAFGIIQVLWGWFIRVQLTMKHNETKHMWEAIGMLGGLIGLILMSITFLQAGGFGALADVSNPVNWAMYVAFAVFLLGVVLSGVPMMLMEIISNGGNLLSYSRLFAVGLASAVLAKLASDAGWSLYEQLGIIGAVLGLIVGLLIHVLAVAFTIIGHVLQPLRLNYVEFLTKTGFYDESGRRYTPFRRLSAVETK, encoded by the coding sequence ATGACTGCTTTACAGGGCGCGGGCGTGCTGCACATCGATCCGCTGCGCAGCGACGAGCTCAAGGGCGAAGCTTTCACGGCCCAGGAAGCCGAGCAGCGCCGTCAGCTCGAGCAGTTGCTGGCCCGCGCCGAATCCGCCATCCAGGAGCTGCGCCTCGGGGAAACGGTGCAGGTGCCCGTCCCGGCCGAAGATCAGTGGGAAACGCGCCTCGAGGTGATCGCCTCGAGGGCCAACCGCCTGATCGCCCGCCGCAACGACTTGCAGTCCGAACTCGAGCTGGCCCGCGCCTACGCGGATACGGTCCGCGTGGTCGGCCGCCTGGCCGCCGGTCTCGACCGCAGCCCCCGCTTCGCGGTGCTGCCCTTCACGGCTCCGGCCGAGGATCTCTCTCGCCTGCGCGCGGCCCTGACCGAAGCGCTCGGCGAGCGTTACGCCTTTGAAGCCGCGCCGGCCGGAGGCAACCAGGCCGGTGTGGTGGCCGTGCTGCGCAGCGACCGGGACACCGCCCGTGCGGCCCTCGTACGCGGCGGAGCCGGTGAGCTGCGCCTGCCCGGACGTTTCGAGGGCATGTCCCTCGAGGAGGCCGCCTCGGCGCTCAACGCCGTGCTCACGGGCGCTTCCGCCGAACTCGAGGGGATCGAGCGCGAGCTCTACCAGGTCCGCAGCCAGCTCGGCCCCGAGCTGCGCGCGCTGCGCGACGCCATCGCCGACCGCGTGGCCCTCTTTCAGGCGCGCGACATGGCCGCGAGCGGCCAGTACGGTCTGGCGCTGCAGGGCTACGTGCCTGCCGACCGTCTGCTCGAGCTGGAAAACGCGCTGCGTCCGTTCGCGGACGACGTGGTCTTCGAGGTGCGCGACGCCAGCGACGACCACCACCACGCGGCGCAGGTGCCGGTCACGTTGCGCAACAAGGGGTACTTCAAGCGCATGGAACTGCTGCTCGGCATGTTCCCGCCGCCGAAGTACGGCACCTTCGATCCCACCCCGATCATCGGCGCTTTCTTCCCGTTCTTCTTCGGCTTCATCATCGCCGACATCGCCTACGGCCTGCTGCTGCTGTGGCTGGGTATCACCTTCGCCAACATGGCCCGGGCCAACAAGCCGCTCATCATCGGCTTCATGGGCTTTAACATCGCGCCGCCGGCCCTGTCGGACCTCGGCTACATCATCAAGTGGATGGCGGGCTGGAGCATCCTGTGGGGTTTCCTCACCGGAGAGTTCTTCGGAACGTTCCTCGAGCACCTGCACGTCTTCTACATCAACGACGGCGAGCACTCGGGCCTGATCCCGATCCTGTTCCCCCGACTTGAGACCGAGTTCGTCAACACCGTGCTCGTCATCTCGCTGGCCTTCGGCATCATCCAGGTGCTGTGGGGATGGTTCATCCGCGTGCAGCTCACCATGAAGCACAACGAGACCAAGCACATGTGGGAAGCCATCGGCATGCTGGGCGGCCTGATCGGCCTGATCCTGATGAGCATCACCTTCTTGCAGGCAGGCGGTTTCGGCGCGCTGGCCGACGTGTCCAACCCGGTCAACTGGGCCATGTACGTCGCGTTTGCCGTGTTCCTGCTCGGCGTGGTCCTCTCCGGCGTTCCCATGATGCTGATGGAGATCATCTCCAACGGCGGCAACCTGCTCTCGTACAGCCGACTGTTCGCCGTGGGCCTGGCCTCCGCGGTGCTCGCCAAGCTGGCCTCGGACGCCGGCTGGAGCCTGTACGAGCAGCTGGGGATCATCGGGGCCGTGCTCGGCCTGATCGTGGGCCTGCTGATCCACGTGCTGGCCGTTGCCTTCACCATCATCGGCCACGTGCTGCAACCGCTCCGACTGAACTACGTCGAATTCCTGACCAAGACGGGCTTCTATGACGAGTCCGGACGCCGCTATACTCCCTTTCGGCGCCTCAGCGCTGTCGAAACCAAGTGA
- a CDS encoding V-type ATP synthase subunit F, whose protein sequence is MHKVAVLADSETATGFRLAGVEVIESTPEAAQANLERMIASNAYGLIAVDSGLIKDPQKATERAMRGRDLPILLPVPSLADAFADNQVDVKAYMGKLVRDTIGFDIKL, encoded by the coding sequence ATGCATAAGGTTGCGGTTCTTGCCGATAGCGAGACGGCCACCGGCTTCCGGCTGGCGGGCGTCGAGGTCATCGAGTCCACTCCGGAGGCCGCTCAGGCGAACCTCGAGCGGATGATTGCCTCGAACGCCTACGGTCTGATCGCCGTGGACAGCGGACTGATCAAAGATCCCCAGAAGGCGACCGAGCGTGCCATGCGTGGCCGTGACCTGCCGATCCTGCTGCCGGTCCCCAGCCTCGCTGACGCCTTCGCAGACAATCAGGTCGACGTGAAGGCCTACATGGGGAAGCTCGTCCGCGACACCATCGGCTTCGATATCAAGCTCTAA
- a CDS encoding V-type ATPase subunit subunit G family protein encodes MEATSGLIAELAKREQQLNAEIEAARVEAERSVEQARAEAARILAEAERQAQALAAEYETRLHKQEAQIREEGRRAAELETAAHNARAESRIPQAVQRIVEAVLP; translated from the coding sequence TTGGAAGCGACCAGTGGTTTGATCGCGGAGCTGGCAAAGCGTGAGCAGCAGCTCAACGCTGAAATCGAAGCGGCCCGTGTTGAGGCTGAGCGCAGCGTTGAGCAGGCACGCGCGGAAGCCGCGCGAATCCTCGCCGAGGCTGAACGCCAGGCCCAGGCACTCGCTGCCGAGTACGAGACCAGGCTGCACAAACAAGAGGCTCAGATCCGTGAGGAGGGCCGACGTGCTGCCGAACTCGAGACCGCAGCTCACAACGCGCGTGCAGAATCGCGTATTCCGCAGGCTGTTCAGCGCATCGTAGAGGCAGTGCTGCCGTGA
- a CDS encoding V-type ATP synthase subunit E, which yields MSQLSAILETEVRSQIEAIRAEAAQRAQSIVHEAQQRAEALVASRKAALEAQLQSGIVRARSAADLESAALRLGGAEANMSKAFAQAEQQLLGLTQSPQYREILVKLILEAKAALGADPEVVEVHPDEVATAQQALLGTGLNIPVQANPAVRSGVRLVARGGRSAIANTLLGRLERTRDALAPQIAQLLSEGSVPAGQ from the coding sequence ATGTCCCAACTCAGCGCCATTCTCGAAACTGAAGTCCGGTCGCAGATCGAGGCGATCCGCGCCGAGGCGGCCCAGCGTGCACAGAGCATCGTGCACGAGGCCCAGCAGCGTGCGGAAGCCCTGGTCGCGAGCCGTAAGGCCGCCCTCGAGGCACAGCTTCAGTCGGGAATCGTGCGTGCGCGCAGCGCTGCTGACCTCGAGTCGGCGGCGCTGCGGCTGGGCGGGGCGGAGGCCAATATGTCCAAGGCCTTCGCTCAGGCCGAGCAGCAACTGCTCGGCCTGACCCAGTCCCCCCAGTACCGCGAGATTCTCGTGAAGCTGATCCTCGAGGCCAAGGCTGCACTCGGTGCAGATCCCGAAGTCGTCGAGGTTCATCCCGATGAGGTTGCGACCGCTCAGCAGGCACTGCTGGGTACCGGCCTGAACATCCCGGTACAGGCCAACCCTGCCGTACGCAGCGGCGTGCGCCTGGTCGCTCGCGGTGGTCGCAGCGCGATTGCCAACACCCTACTGGGGCGCCTTGAGCGCACCCGCGACGCGCTGGCGCCGCAAATCGCCCAACTCCTCTCGGAGGGCAGCGTCCCGGCGGGCCAGTGA
- a CDS encoding V-type ATP synthase subunit K — MKKIFAALAVLFLASIGLAQEAGAVGADDGLRRGLIGIGMGLAIGLGAVGAGLAQGRIGSAAAGAIAEDSSKFGQMLILVVIPETLVIFGLLIAFLIPGLAA, encoded by the coding sequence ATGAAGAAGATCTTTGCTGCCCTCGCCGTTCTGTTCCTCGCCTCGATCGGTCTTGCCCAGGAAGCCGGTGCCGTCGGCGCCGATGACGGCCTGCGCCGTGGTCTGATCGGTATCGGCATGGGCCTCGCCATCGGCCTGGGCGCCGTCGGCGCCGGTCTGGCCCAGGGCCGTATCGGTTCGGCCGCCGCCGGCGCGATCGCCGAGGACTCGAGCAAGTTCGGTCAGATGCTGATCCTGGTCGTGATCCCCGAAACCCTGGTGATCTTCGGCCTGCTGATCGCCTTCCTGATCCCCGGTCTGGCTGCCTAA